One window from the genome of Pedococcus badiiscoriae encodes:
- the trxA gene encoding thioredoxin has protein sequence MGAIKDTTDATFEVDVLQNDKPVLVDFWAPWCGPCRAVAPVLEELAVAHADKIDIVKLNTDENLAVSSRYGITGIPTLNVYVGGEVVKTLVGAMPKPKLVRELADYLG, from the coding sequence GTGGGAGCCATCAAGGACACCACGGACGCAACCTTCGAGGTCGACGTCCTCCAGAACGACAAGCCGGTCCTGGTGGACTTCTGGGCACCCTGGTGCGGCCCGTGTCGCGCCGTCGCCCCGGTCCTCGAGGAGCTGGCCGTCGCGCACGCCGACAAGATCGACATCGTCAAGCTCAACACCGACGAGAACCTCGCGGTGAGCAGCCGCTACGGCATCACCGGCATCCCGACGCTCAACGTCTACGTCGGTGGCGAGGTCGTGAAGACCCTCGTGGGTGCGATGCCCAAGCCGAAGCTCGTGCGCGAGCTCGCCGACTACCTCGGCTGA
- the trxB gene encoding thioredoxin-disulfide reductase produces the protein MSTTAPADIRSLIIIGSGPAGYTAAVYAARANLKPLLFEGAVTAGGALMNTTEVENFPGFRDGIMGPDLMENMRAQAERFGAEIITDDVESVSLEGDVKTVTDAEGNTYRAHAVILAMGSAYRELGLPDEKRLSGHGVSWCATCDGFFFRDQDIAVVGGGDSAVEEATFLTKFARSVTIVHRRDKLRASKIMAERALSNEKIKFAWNSAVEAIHGDAKLTGITLRDTVTGETRELPVTGLFVAIGHDPRSELVKGSVELDDEGYVLVRGRTTLTNLPGVFASGDLVDHTYRQAITAAGSGCAAALDAERFLAAREHAGAPASDAALTDEPALTH, from the coding sequence GTGAGCACCACCGCACCTGCCGACATCCGCAGTCTGATCATCATCGGCTCCGGTCCAGCGGGCTACACCGCCGCCGTCTACGCGGCTCGGGCCAACCTCAAGCCGCTGCTGTTCGAGGGCGCCGTCACCGCTGGTGGCGCGCTGATGAACACCACCGAGGTCGAGAACTTCCCCGGCTTCCGCGACGGCATCATGGGTCCCGACCTGATGGAGAACATGCGGGCCCAGGCTGAGCGGTTCGGCGCCGAGATCATCACCGACGACGTCGAGTCCGTGTCCCTCGAGGGAGACGTCAAGACCGTCACCGATGCCGAGGGCAACACCTACCGGGCGCACGCCGTGATCCTCGCGATGGGGTCGGCCTACCGTGAGCTCGGCCTGCCCGACGAGAAGCGGCTCTCCGGCCACGGGGTGTCGTGGTGTGCGACCTGTGACGGCTTCTTCTTCCGCGACCAGGACATCGCCGTCGTCGGCGGCGGGGACTCGGCCGTCGAGGAGGCCACCTTCCTCACCAAGTTCGCCCGCTCGGTGACCATCGTGCACCGCCGCGACAAGCTGCGGGCCTCCAAGATCATGGCCGAACGCGCCCTGTCGAACGAGAAGATCAAGTTCGCCTGGAACTCCGCCGTCGAGGCCATCCACGGTGACGCCAAGCTGACCGGGATCACGCTGCGCGACACCGTGACCGGCGAGACCCGCGAGCTGCCTGTCACCGGCCTGTTCGTCGCCATCGGGCACGACCCGCGCAGCGAGCTCGTCAAGGGCTCGGTCGAGCTCGACGACGAGGGCTACGTGCTCGTCCGGGGTCGGACCACGCTGACCAACCTGCCGGGCGTCTTCGCCTCCGGCGACCTCGTGGACCACACGTACCGGCAGGCCATCACGGCCGCTGGTTCGGGCTGTGCCGCGGCCCTGGACGCCGAGCGCTTCCTGGCCGCCCGCGAGCACGCCGGCGCCCCCGCGAGCGACGCCGCGCTGACCGACGAGCCCGCCCTCACCCACTGA